In Gossypium hirsutum isolate 1008001.06 chromosome A10, Gossypium_hirsutum_v2.1, whole genome shotgun sequence, the DNA window CCTATGAACCTTTGACTGAAGGTAGAAGCTCCCATTCTTGGCATTCTTCTCAAATAAAATTTCATACTTCTGCAATTAAGTAATGGGAGAAGTTCAAAACTTGCTCGAGACGGGCATAACAGAAAATGTTAATAAAAGAGTTACACAAACTTGCCTTTAATATCTCCTCCCAAGCAGTCTCCTCGCTTACACCAAGAATCAGCCTGGCCTCTTGCTCGGTCATGACTTTGCCACCTCTACGGACTGCGTTTTGTAGTGTCTCATGGGTAACACCAGATTTGGCGGCATCTACAACAAACTTACTATTCAGAAGATTGATGCATATAAAGCAAACACGAGAGTAAACAAGCTTGctgttatttgttaaaattaa includes these proteins:
- the LOC107903760 gene encoding mitochondrial import inner membrane translocase subunit PAM16 like 2, whose amino-acid sequence is MAAKILANLIVMGSGILARAVVQAYRQALSNAAKSGVTHETLQNAVRRGGKVMTEQEARLILGVSEETAWEEILKKYEILFEKNAKNGSFYLQSKVHRAKECLESVYQGKAEGSPPS